From a region of the Oryza sativa Japonica Group chromosome 6, ASM3414082v1 genome:
- the LOC136351189 gene encoding aspartyl protease family protein At5g10770-like, with the protein MTTSVLPLLLLHIFILSSMGSHGHGHGDGGAENREHYIVVETSSLLKPKAICSGLKAMPSSNGTWVALHRPYGPCSPSPTTTSPPLLVDMLRWDKLHTDAIRRKATAGGDVVLEPDKPIVDVQQSDYKMQASFGIGTGGRSGSSSSSSSRISRPSAIDDPILAQPMSIDTSIDLPWIQCAPCPMPECYPQQNALFDPRRSRTSAAVPCGSAACGELGRYGAGCSNNQCQYFVDYGDGRATSGTYMVDALTLNPSTVVMNFRFGCSHAVRGNFSASTSGTMFARTPLVRNPSIIPTLYLVRLRGIEVGGRRLNVPPVVFAGGAVMDSSVIITQLPPTAYRALRLAFRSAMAAYPRVAGGRAGLDTCYDFVRFTSVTVPAVSLVFDGGAVVRLDAMGVMVEGCLAFVPTPGDFALGFIGNVQQQTHEVLYDVVGGSVGFRRGAC; encoded by the exons ATGACGACAAGTGTCTTGCCGCTACTACTACTCCACATCTTCATCCTCTCGTCCATGGGCTctcatggccatggccatggtgATGGAGGAGCTGAGAATCGCGAGCACTACATTGTCGTGGAAACCAGCTCCTTGTTGAAGCCCAAAGCCATCTGCTCCGGTCTCAAGG CAATGCCATCCAGCAATGGCACGTGGGTGGCGCTGCACCGCCCCTACGGCccgtgctcgccgtcgccgacgacaacctcgccgccgttgttggTCGACATGCTACGCTGGGACAAGCTCCACACCGACGCCATCCGGAGgaaggccaccgccggcggcgacgtcgtgcTTGAGCCGGACAAGCCGATCGTCGACGTGCAGCAGTCGGACTACAAGATGCAGGCGAGCTTCGGCATCGGCACCGGTGGCAGAtcgggctcgtcgtcgtcgtcgtcgtcaagaATCAGCCGCCCGTCGGCGATCGACGACCCCATCCTGGCGCAGCCGATGTCCATCGACACCAGCATCGACCTGCCATGGATCCAGTGCGCGCCGTGCCCCATGCCGGAGTGCTACCCGCAGCAGAACGCCTTGTTTGACCCGAGGAGGTCGAggacctccgccgccgtgccgtgcggctccgccgcctgcggcgagctcggccgCTACGGCGCTGGTTGCTCCAACAACCAGTGCCAGTACTTCGTcgactacggcgacggcagggcCACCTCGGGGACGTACATGGTGGACGCCCTCACGCTCAACCCGAGCACCGTCGTCATGAACTTCCGCTTCGGCTGCAGCCACGCCGTGCGCGGCAACTTCAgcgcctccacctccggcaCCATGTTCGCGAGGACGCCGCTGGTGCGTAACCCGAGCATCATCCCGACGCTGTACCTGGTTCGCCTCAGGGGCATCGAggtcggcgggcggcggctgaaCGTGCCGCCGGTGgtgttcgccggcggcgcggtgaTGGACTCGAGCGTGATCATCACGCAGCTGCCGCCGACGGCGTACAGGGCGCTGCGGCTGGCGTTCCGGAGCGCCATGGCGGCGTACCCGCGGGTGGCGGGAGGGAGGGCCGGGCTGGACACCTGCTACGACTTCGTCCGGTTCACGAGCGTGACGGTGCCGGCGGTGTCGCTGGtgttcgacggcggcgcggtggtgagGCTGGACGCGATGGGAGTCATGGTGGAGGGGTGCCTCGCGTTCGTGCCGACGCCGGGAGACTTCGCGCTCGGCTTCATCGGGAACGTGCAGCAGCAGACGCACGAGGTGCTCTACGACGTCGTCGGCGGCTCCGTCGGCTTCCGCCGTGGCGCCTGCTGA